A genomic region of Corallococcus soli contains the following coding sequences:
- a CDS encoding LysR family transcriptional regulator, protein MDRFAAMEAFVRVVESGTFTKAAEALGRPKAAVTRLIQQLEAQLRVKLLHRTTRRVTVTPEGMTYYQQALRLLGEVRELESTLTQTRRGPRGRVRVESSGTISRLLIVPALPSFYARYPQMQVELGVSDRVVDLLSDNVDCAIRGGAVKDESLVARHLGDLRYQFCAAPRYLERHGPPRHPQELAGPSHTVISYFSSPSGKQLPFTFNREGERLEVQGRSLLTLNETNAYLAAGLAGLGVMYAPRFVLEPYLASGELVSVLEGWQPDARPLFLVYPPARQRDAGLRVFIDWVVELFTGRTNL, encoded by the coding sequence GTGGACAGGTTCGCTGCGATGGAGGCCTTCGTCCGCGTGGTGGAGAGCGGCACCTTCACCAAGGCGGCGGAGGCGCTGGGCCGCCCGAAGGCGGCGGTGACCCGGCTCATCCAGCAACTGGAAGCGCAGCTGCGCGTGAAGCTGCTGCACCGCACCACGCGCCGCGTGACGGTCACCCCGGAGGGCATGACCTACTACCAGCAGGCCCTGCGCCTCCTGGGTGAGGTGCGGGAGCTCGAATCCACGCTGACCCAGACACGGCGTGGCCCCAGGGGGCGCGTGCGGGTGGAGTCGAGCGGGACCATCTCCCGGCTGCTGATCGTCCCCGCCCTGCCTTCGTTCTACGCGCGCTATCCGCAGATGCAGGTCGAACTGGGGGTGAGCGACCGCGTCGTGGACCTCCTGTCGGACAACGTCGACTGCGCCATCCGGGGAGGTGCCGTGAAGGACGAATCCCTGGTCGCGCGGCACCTGGGTGACCTCCGCTATCAGTTCTGCGCGGCCCCCCGGTACCTGGAGCGTCACGGTCCGCCACGCCACCCGCAGGAGCTGGCCGGCCCGTCGCACACGGTGATCAGCTACTTCTCCTCGCCGAGCGGGAAGCAGCTGCCCTTCACCTTCAACCGGGAGGGTGAGCGGCTCGAAGTCCAAGGCCGCAGCCTGCTCACCCTCAACGAGACCAACGCGTACCTGGCCGCCGGGCTCGCAGGTCTGGGCGTCATGTACGCCCCTCGCTTCGTGCTGGAGCCATACCTGGCCTCCGGTGAGCTGGTGTCCGTGCTGGAGGGGTGGCAGCCCGACGCCCGGCCCCTGTTCCTGGTCTACCCACCCGCGCGACAACGGGACGCGGGCCTGCGGGTGTTCATCGACTGGGTGGTGGAGCTGTTCACGGGTCGGACGAACCTGTGA
- a CDS encoding MBL fold metallo-hydrolase, whose amino-acid sequence MKRPLPRGAFVAVSRALTLLVLAIAPLLPSAVHAAAPQVRTQAPGFHRMLLGDFEVTVLSDGTVPQTVREVATRTTPERVKDLLARDHLEDPVELSINAFLINTGTSLVLVDTGVGGFFGPGVGGQLQQGLRAAGYQPEQIDVVLLTHIHSDHSGGLMSTTRRAFPNAILQVHAREVDFWLGREDTAKGAVDPKYFEEARAMVEPYRAAGKLKPFGNGDAIVPGIRATPTPGHTPGHSAFVVESRGQRLVLWGDLMHFGSVQLREPAVTVAYDVDERAAAFQRARAFTEAAKRGDLVGLAHMPFPGLGRLGAEGKGYRWIPANYSSGQRWQGANVTAE is encoded by the coding sequence ATGAAAAGACCTCTGCCCCGCGGTGCCTTCGTCGCTGTCTCGCGTGCCCTCACCCTGCTGGTGCTGGCCATCGCTCCACTCCTGCCGTCCGCCGTCCACGCGGCGGCGCCCCAGGTGCGCACCCAGGCACCGGGCTTCCATCGGATGCTGCTTGGCGACTTCGAGGTCACCGTGCTGTCCGACGGCACCGTCCCCCAGACCGTTCGCGAGGTGGCGACGCGCACGACGCCGGAGCGGGTGAAGGACCTGCTCGCGCGCGATCACCTGGAGGATCCGGTCGAGCTGTCCATCAACGCGTTCCTCATCAACACTGGCACGTCGCTGGTGCTCGTCGACACGGGGGTGGGCGGCTTCTTCGGCCCCGGCGTGGGAGGCCAGCTCCAGCAGGGCCTCCGGGCCGCGGGCTACCAGCCCGAGCAGATCGACGTGGTGCTGCTCACGCACATCCACTCCGACCACTCCGGGGGCCTCATGTCCACCACGCGTCGGGCGTTCCCCAATGCCATCCTCCAGGTGCATGCGCGCGAGGTGGACTTCTGGCTCGGTCGCGAGGACACGGCGAAGGGGGCGGTGGATCCGAAGTACTTCGAGGAGGCGCGGGCGATGGTGGAGCCGTACCGGGCCGCGGGGAAGCTGAAGCCGTTCGGAAACGGGGACGCCATCGTTCCGGGCATCCGCGCGACCCCGACCCCGGGACATACGCCCGGGCACAGCGCCTTCGTCGTCGAAAGCAGGGGGCAGCGGCTGGTCCTGTGGGGCGACCTCATGCACTTCGGTTCGGTGCAGTTGCGCGAGCCCGCGGTGACGGTCGCCTACGACGTGGATGAGCGCGCGGCCGCGTTCCAGCGAGCGCGTGCCTTCACGGAGGCCGCGAAGCGTGGGGATCTGGTCGGCCTCGCGCACATGCCCTTTCCTGGCCTGGGGCGGCTTGGCGCGGAGGGCAAGGGCTACCGGTGGATCCCGGCCAACTACAGCTCGGGCCAGCGGTGGCAGGGCGCGAACGTCACGGCGGAGTGA
- a CDS encoding DUF3824 domain-containing protein, whose amino-acid sequence MSVRAGVMGVGLAVIACLSVGCGDNSPTVDPQEDQAPGPPGGNEFPTEPPPGSSTDGGTLPPEEDGGTTPDDGGTPDAGPTPIPDGGEPPGAGPWPVDATLDYTRTFGVGTPQSVGIDEGLNVWLLDGYRIGVLRPGDKAPTWTSGVGQARQPFGPDSLATGSTVICGGEAGRAYVGYRANEMKRAPGIEQRSYIPGPGEDFYTPERYAEYQKGDLDAVRLQADGKVALEEHLWRTVKSSNEGKQLGIHNTNDFHYEEDRSVLNCARVTRGRDRGDLYITTNHGVTRIQGLTYNSHRHPGWYLYENGSEWGSLQCPYMHGLGIAPNGDVLVANEQMLGVLVPSDKLEDWDREFTWEGPTPWSFKSFNEVLNGQATDDYWRAFEQVSSGRYYLGSAEYGVWAMTPKSRSTGNWSKLAGLPTDRIQALKATDDGALYIGTNGQGLWRLEKDGTTLAPVKEVAGQRVLQLVYEPTVTPAMLLVLTDRGLTVLRGP is encoded by the coding sequence ATGAGCGTTCGCGCAGGTGTGATGGGGGTAGGACTCGCGGTCATCGCCTGTCTTTCAGTGGGTTGCGGAGACAACAGCCCAACAGTCGACCCCCAGGAGGATCAGGCGCCCGGCCCGCCCGGTGGAAACGAATTTCCCACGGAACCCCCTCCGGGTTCCTCCACGGATGGCGGCACGCTTCCTCCGGAAGAGGATGGAGGAACGACGCCCGATGACGGCGGGACGCCCGACGCGGGGCCGACGCCCATCCCCGATGGGGGCGAGCCCCCGGGCGCGGGGCCGTGGCCGGTGGACGCGACGCTCGACTACACGCGCACGTTCGGCGTCGGCACACCGCAGAGCGTTGGAATCGATGAAGGGCTGAATGTCTGGCTGCTCGACGGCTACCGCATCGGCGTGCTGCGTCCCGGCGACAAGGCGCCCACGTGGACGTCGGGCGTCGGGCAGGCGCGGCAGCCGTTCGGCCCGGACTCGCTCGCGACCGGCTCCACGGTCATCTGCGGAGGTGAGGCCGGGCGAGCGTACGTGGGGTATCGCGCCAACGAGATGAAGCGCGCGCCGGGAATCGAGCAGCGCTCGTACATCCCCGGCCCCGGCGAGGATTTCTACACGCCCGAGCGCTACGCTGAATACCAGAAGGGAGACCTGGACGCGGTCCGCCTCCAGGCCGACGGGAAGGTCGCGCTCGAAGAGCACCTCTGGCGCACCGTCAAGTCGTCGAACGAGGGCAAGCAGCTTGGCATCCACAACACGAACGACTTCCACTACGAGGAGGACCGCTCCGTCCTGAACTGCGCCCGCGTGACGCGCGGCCGGGATCGCGGCGACCTCTACATCACGACCAACCACGGCGTGACGCGCATCCAGGGGCTCACCTACAACAGCCACCGTCACCCGGGCTGGTATCTCTACGAGAACGGCTCGGAGTGGGGCTCGCTGCAATGCCCATACATGCACGGGCTGGGCATCGCGCCGAACGGCGACGTGCTCGTCGCGAATGAGCAGATGCTCGGCGTGCTCGTGCCCAGCGACAAGCTGGAGGACTGGGACCGCGAGTTCACCTGGGAGGGGCCCACCCCCTGGAGCTTCAAGAGCTTCAACGAGGTGCTCAACGGCCAGGCCACCGACGACTACTGGCGCGCCTTCGAACAGGTCAGCTCAGGTCGCTACTACCTGGGCAGCGCGGAGTACGGCGTCTGGGCGATGACGCCCAAGTCCCGCTCGACGGGGAACTGGTCCAAGCTGGCGGGCCTGCCGACGGATCGCATCCAGGCCCTCAAGGCGACGGATGACGGCGCGCTCTACATCGGCACCAACGGCCAGGGGCTCTGGCGGCTGGAGAAGGACGGCACGACGTTGGCCCCGGTGAAGGAGGTGGCCGGTCAACGCGTCCTGCAGCTCGTGTACGAGCCCACCGTGACGCCGGCCATGCTGCTCGTCCTCACCGACCGGGGACTGACCGTCCTCCGCGGGCCGTAG